The Candidatus Denitrolinea symbiosum DNA window CGACAATGGGGAGAAGGCGCTCCAACTCGTTTATCAGATCATCGACCAACTCATCCGCAAGAAATTGAAGCCCATTGTCGGCATCGGCGTGGGGACGCCCGGCCTGGTCAACACCCGCGAAGGCATCGTGGTTAACGCGGTCAATTTGGAGTGGCAGGATCTGCCTCTTGGCCGACTGCTCCAGAAGAAATACCAGATCCCCGTTTCGGTCCTGAACGACAGCCAGGCCACGGCCATCGGCGAGTTCGTCTACGGCGGCGGCCATCGCTCCGACCAGAATCTGATCGTCGTCAACGTGCGGCACGGGATCGGCGCGGGCATTTTGATCAACGGGCGGCTGTTCCAGGGCGACGGCGGCGGCGCGGGCGAGATCGGCCACGTGGTGGCGCAGGAAAACGGCAGCCTGTGCCGCTGTGGAAAACGCGGCTGCCTCGAAACGATCTCGAGCGCGCGCGCGGTCTTGAAGCAGACCGGCCTGCCCGCCATGGATCAGGTCCGCGCCGCGCTCGAAGCCGGGGACGCCCGCGCGGCGAAGACGGTTGAAAACGCCGGTCACTATCTTGGAATTTCCCTTGCCAATTTGATCGGCACTTTGAACATCCAAAAGATCGTCCTCATGGGCGATATGAACAAACTGGGGTCGTTCTGGCTGGACACGGTGGACGCCTCGATGCGCAACGCGGCGCTGGCGCGCATGTCCGACGGGACGCGGCTCGAACTGGGGGAATTGGACGTCCGCGCCTGCATCCTCGGCGCGTCCGCGTTCCTCCTGCTCGATAACTACTCGCTCCTTTATACCGAGGAAAACTAATGCCCCTGGAATTGATTGCCCCGCGTGTTCTGCCTCCGCTGGACGAATCCTTCCGCCCGGCGGCGTTGGCGAATCGAGCCTTCCAACGCGAAGCCGCGAACGGCGAGCGACTCGTCGTCAGCCTGCAGCGAAGCGGCGAGGAGTTCTCGCGCTTCGAGACGAAGGTCTATCCCGAAGGTCATCCGAACTTTGAGGCTAATTTCCAATACGTCGAGCGGATCGTCAAATTTTTGCTCTGGCAGCGCGGCGGACACACCTTGTACGTGGGAGGCTCGCCGCGCATCGCCGAACATCTGACCCGCGTCTACTCTGCCGAGGGCGCGCGGGCATTTGATTATCACTTCATGGGCGAACAGGTTTACGAGAAACCGTTCACAGTAATCGCCTGCGGCGCGGACGACGCGCCCGCTGCGCGCGAGACGGGCAGGCGGCTCGGACGAAACCTGGCGGGACGCCGTATCGGCTTCGATCTCGGCGCGTCCGACCGCAAAGTGAGCGCGGTGGTGGACGGAGTCCCCGTCTATAGCGAGGAAGTCATGTGGGAGCCGCGCAGGCACGCCGATCCCGATTATCACTATCGCGAGATCCAGACAGCCTTGAAGACCGCCGCGTCGAAGATGACCCGCGTGGACGCCATCGGCGGCAGTTCGGCCGGCATTTATATTGACAATCGCCCGATGGTCGCCTCGCTGTTTCGCAGCGTGCCGGCGGAGCGTTTCAGCGAGGTCAAGAATCTCTTTCTGCGTTTGCGCGCCGAGTTTGGCGCGCCGCTCGAAGTCATCAATGACGGCGACGTGACCGCGCTGGCGGGCTCCATGTCCATCGGCGATAACGGCATCCTCGGCATCGCCCTCGGTTCGAGCGAGGCCGCGGGCTACGTGGATACGGAAGGCCACATCAAGGGCTGGCTGAACGAGCTGGCTTTCGCCCCGGTGGATTACAGCCCGGACGCGCCCGTTGACGAATGGTCGGGGGACAAGGGCTGCGGCGCTTCATATTTTTCGCAGCAGTGCGTTTTCCGTCTCGCGGCGCGGGCGGGTATTGAAATCCCTTCAAATTTGAAGGACGCCGAGAAACTGGAATTTGTGCAAAAGAAGCTTGAAGCGGGTTTTGGGGGCGCGCTCGCAATCTGGCGGAGCATGGGCGTCTATCTGGGGTACGGCCTGGCGCAATATGCCGATTTCTACGACCTCAAGCATGTTTTGATTCTGGGACGCTGCACCTCGGGCCGCGGCGGCAACATTTTGCTTTCGGGCGTGCGTCAGGTCTGGGAGGTTGAGTTCCCTGATCTGTTGGAAAAAATCGCCTTGCACCTGCCGGACGAGAAAACGCGCCGCGTCGGGCAGTCTGTGGCCGCCGCGAGTTTGCCGGCGTTGGAAGGGAAGTCATGAAATTTCACCTCGCTACTTCCGAAGTCTTCATCCCCGACGGCCTGCCGGTCGAGCAGGCGCTGGCGCGCGTCACGCACTTGTGCGTCTCCGCTCACCAGGACGACATCGAGATTATGGCCGTCCAGCCGATTCTGGAATGTTTCCAGCAGGCGGACAAATGGTTCGCGGGCGCGGTTGTGACGGACGGACGCGGCTCGCCCCGCAACGGTCTCTACGAAAATTACAGCGACGACGAGATGCGCCTCGTCCGTTTTAAAGAGCAGCGCAAGGCCGCCATCGTCGGCGAGTTCGCCGCGCAGGTCATGCTGGATTATCCCAGCAAGGTCGTCAAAGACGCCTCCCGCCCGGAGCCGGCGGACGATTTGACGCAACTGTTCCGCGCGGCCAGGCCGCAATTCGTCTACACCCACAATCTGGCCGACAAGCACGATACGCATGTGGCGGTCGCGCTGAGGGTGATCGAGGCTCTTCGGAGGCTGGACCCGGCCGAACGTCCCGCGCGGCTCGTCGGCTGCGAAGTCTGGCGCGCGTTGGATTGGATGGACGACGCCGATAAATTCCTGATGGACGCGTCGCCGCGCGAGAATCTCCAATTTGCGTTGCTGGGCGTTTTCGACTCGCAGATCGCGGGCGGCAAACGCTACGACCTGGCTTCCATGGGACGCCGCCGCGCCAACGCCACTTATTTCGAGTCTCATGGCGTGGACGCAGCCACCGGGCTTTCGTACGGGATGGACATGACGCCGCTCGTGAACGACGCCTCGAAAAACCCGGCCGATTTCGCGCTGGATTTCATCCAACGATTTGAACAGGATGTGAAAGATCGCATTGGCAGGATGAGTTGACAAGTTCATAGACCCTGAACCATCCGCAGAAAGGAGAGAGTAAGCAGTTACCATTTCGACCAGGAACAAGTTGCGCGTCTAATTTCGAATCTAATTCCAAGGAGAAGAAAACCATGCGTAAGAATCTGTTCGCTATCCTGACCGTCCTCGTGCTGCTCAGCATGGCGCTGACAGCCTGCGGCGGCAGGCCGACCCAGGCTCCCGCTACCAAGGCCCCGGAGCAGCCGCCCGCCGCCACCAAAGTCCCCGAGCAGCCTCCCGCCGAAGCAGTCACCTTGAAGATCTACCTGCTCGATTACACGCCCGACACCATCGCCTGGCTGAAGAGCGACATCAACCCCGCCTTCGAAGCGGCTCATCCCGGCGTGACAATTGAGATCACCGAAGGCTCCTGGTCTGGCTGGGACACCACCTTTGCCGGCTTCTTTGCCGCCGGAGACGGCCCCGACATCATCAACCTCGGCTCGGAGATGAACACCCTGTATGGCAACAGCCTCGCCGATATGGATTCCTACCTCGGCGAAGCGGCCTGGCCCGACATCAAGAACTTTGGCCCCGCGCTCGAAAACGCCAAGTTCGAAGGCAAACTGCGCGGCCTGCCGATCTTCACCGCCCCGCGCTACGTGTTCTGCCGCACCGACTTGATGGAAACCTCCGGCTGGACGACCGGCACGCCCAAGGACTTCGCAGAGTGGATCGCATTTGCCAAGCAGGCCTCCAAGGTTGACCCCGCCACCAACTCGCTGACCCAGCAGGCGCTCGTCCCGGTGGACGCCGGCTCGATGGCCGACTGGCAGTGGTGGCTGCTCGTGTTCTACTCGCTCGGCGGTCAACTCTACAAAGCCGACGGTACGCCCAACTTCGACTCCCCCGAAGCGCTGGCTACCACCAAGTTCCTGCTCGAGATGCGACAGGCCACCTACGGTCCCGCCGCGAACGCGGTCGGTTCGCTCCCGACTGGAACCGGCTCCGTGATTGACGTGGACGACGCCACCGGCAAGAACAACGGCGCGGTCTGCCTCGCGCACTCCGGCTGGGCCGCTCCCGCCTTCACGCGCCCGACCTGGGACAAGATCAGCATTGACCCGTTCTACGGCGATCCCGCCAACTTCCCGAACAGCAAGCCCGTTGTGCTGGCCTTCAACGACTGGCTGGCCGTGGCCGATTACAGCAAGCACAAAGACCTGGCCGCGGACTGGCTGAAACTGGCCTTCACGAAGGAAGCCAACAACAAGTGGAACGAGACCATGGGCCTGATCCCCGCCCGCAACGACTCGCAGTACGGCTACGTCACCGACTCGCCGCAGTTGAAGATCGAAGCGGAACTGGCCGCCAAATATGGCGTCGGCTTTGCCGGCATCCTGGAATCCTCGAAACTCTCCACCATCATGCAGGACGCCCTCGGCAAACTCATCACTGAGGAACTGACTCCTGAGCAGGTGAACGAGAAGATCCAGGCCGACTATTCGGCCGCGCTCAAGTAAGTCGGGTTACATTGACGATGGAGGGGAGCGATTCCCCTCCATCGTTTCGTTGATTTACGAGAGGACAGCCCATGATCAAGAACCCGTATCTCGATGTCCTGGCGACGGCCGCTCTGACGGTCCTCTTCATCATCGTCAGCAGTTACCTGGTCGGGGGGCTGGCGCGTCTCATTGTGAAATGGCGCGGCGCCACGCCTCGCAAACAGGCGAATACGTTTGCGGGTTACCTGTTCGCCTCGCCCTGGATCGTGGGCTTCTTCATCTTCGTCGTTGTGCCGCTCGGATTTTCGCTGTATTGGAGTTTCACCGATTACCGCATCGCGTCGGGGAAACCCATCCAATGGGTGGGACTGGAAAATTACGAGACCATTTTATTCAAGGACGACAACTTCCGCGCCTCGCTCGTCAACACGCTTTATCTCACCGTCATCGGGCTGCCGCTCCAGTTGGCGGTTGCGCTTTTCCTGGCAGCGCTGCTTAACCAGAAAATAAAAGGCGAACGCGTCTTCCGCATGTCGTTTTACCTGCCCGTGATTTTGGGATTCAACACCGCCGTCCTTTTGTGCTGGCGCCTGATGCTGAACACCGGGACGGGCATCATCAACCAACTCCTGCGCGCCATGTCGGCTTTCCAGCCGTTCAGTTACCTGATGCGCGGCGCGATCTTCGTCCAGGAAGTTTCTGCGGCATTTTTTCTGGGGATCAACAACCGTAATTTCAACCTGTTCCATAAAGTGATCGAGGCGGGATTCCCCGCCGCCAACCGCGTCCCGCTGTGGGTGCAGAGTCCGCTCTGGTCGAAGATGTCGGTCGTCCTGCTGCTGGTCTGGGGCTGCGGCACGATGATGCTCATCTTCCTGGCGGGACTGAACAACATCCCGAAGGAATTGCACGAGGCCGCCGAAGTGGACGGCGCTTCGGGCTGGCAGCGCTTCTGGAAGGTCTCGTTCCCCCTGCTCACGCCCTACATCTTCTACAACCTTGTGGTGGGGATGATCGCCTCCCTGCAGATCTTCGAGCCGATCTTTGTGCTGTACCGCGACAACCAGCCGCTCGTCCCCTCGGCCATTTCGATGGTCTATTACCTGTGGCAGAAAAGCTTCAGTCACTTCGAGATCGGCTATGGCTCGGCCATCTCGTGGCTGGCGCTGCTCATCATCCTGGTCATCACCGTGATCCAGTTCCGTTTGCAGGACCGCTGGGTCACGTACGACGTGTATTAGGAGGGCGGCATGAAACGCTACTGGCAAATGCTCAAAGGCCTGATCCTGTACATCCTCCTGACCGGCGCGACCGTGATGATGAGCTTCCCGCTCTTTTGGATGATCTCCTCCTCGTTGAAGACCGTCAGCGAGACCAACTCGCCCGGCATCATCTGGGTTCCGCCTCATCCCACCCTGCAAGCCTACTTTGACATTTTTAAGAACAAGGCTTTCCTCACCGCCTACTTCAACTCCGTCTTCTACGTCACCCTCGCGCTGGCGGGGACGCTCATCTCCATCGCCGCGGTGGCGTACGCGTTCAGCCGCATCGAGTGGCCGGGACGCAACCTCGTCTTCTTCCTGATGCTTTCCACCATGATGATTCCCCCGCAGGCGTTGATCGTGCCGCAATACGTGTTCTTCAACCTGCTCGGCTGGGTCGGGACGTTCAAACCGTTGATCATCCCCGGCTACTTCGCGGGCGGCGCGGCCATGGTCTTTCTCCTGCGTCAGTCCATGGCGCAAATCCCGAAGGAACTGGACGAGTCCGCGTTCGTGGACGGCGCCAACCACGTGCAGATCTGGTGGGAGATCGTCCTGCCGCTGGTCAAAGCGCCGCTCGCCACCATCGCCACCTTCCTCTTCGTCGGCTTGTGGAACAGCCTGCTCACCCCGCTCATGTACCTGCAAAACGTGTCCATGTACACCCTGCCCGTGTACGTCTCCACGCTCTACAACATCAACCTGACCGTCCAGCCCTGGCCGACCATTATGACCGCCGCCGTGCTGACGACCGTCCCATTGATGGTGGTGTTCTTCTTCGCGCAGCGCTACATCCTCGAAAGCGTGGTCGTCTCCGGCCTGAAAGGTTGACGTGGAACTTCATCAAGCCATCGGCCAGAAACTCCTGCTGGCCTTCAAGGGGAAGGACAAACCCTCCGACGAGATCGTCCGCGCCCTGCGGGACTACCGCCCGGGCGGGATCACGCTCTTTCGTCCCTTCAACATTGACAACCCGACTCAACTCCGCGCCTTGACCGACTCCCTGCAACGCCTCGCGCGTGACCTCGACCTGCCTCCGCTTCTGATCGCGACCGACCAGGAGGGCGGGCAGCTGATGGCCCTTGGCGACGGGACGCCCCTGCCCGGCAACATGGCCCTCGGCGCGACCGGCTCCGAGGAGTTGGCGCGCCGCGCCGGTGAAGTCCTCGGGCGCGAACTGGCCGCGGTCGGCGTCAACGTGGATTACGCTCCCTGCGTGGACGTGAACGTGAATCCGCAAAACCCGGTGGTGGGCGTCCGCTCGTTCGGCGAGGACCCGGCGCTCGCGGCGCGCCTCGGCGCGGCGGTGATCGCGGGGATTCAGTCGCAGGGCGTGGCCGCCGCCGCCAAACATTTCCCCGGTCACGGCGACACAGCCAGCGATTCGCATCTCGGCCTGCCGACTCTCCCGCATGGACTGGACCGACTGCGGGCGGTGGAGTTCCCCCCGTTCCGCGCGGCGATTCAGGCGGGCGCGAAGTTGATCATGAGCGCGCACATCGGCCTGCCCGCCATTGACGGAAAGGACGCGCCGCCTGCCACGCTTTCCAAAAATATCCTGGACGGCATCCTGCGCCGCGAGCTGGGCTTCGAGGGCGTTATCGTCTCCGACGCGTTGGACATGCACGCCATCGGGCAGGGGGATGCGCTCGGTCCGAACGCGGCGCGCGCCGCGAACGCGGGCGTGGACCTGCTGCTGGCGACGACCGATCCGCTCGACCAGCAGCGCATCCATGCTGCGCTGACGGAAGCCGCGCGGGACGGGACGCTGGCGCGGGACGAGTTCGCGGCCTCGGCGGCGCGCATCCTGTCCCTGAAGAAATGGCTGGGGGATACGTGGAGTCAGCCCGACTTAAGCGTGATCCGTTCCGCCGAACACATGGAAGTCGCGCGGGAGATCGCGGAAGCGTCCATCACGTTGGTCCGCGACGAGGCGGGAATCCTTCCGCTGAAGTTGACGTCCGACCAGCGCGTCGCGGTCATCCTGCCGCGTCCGCTCGACCTGACCCCCGCGGACACTTCGTCGTATGTGACGCCAAAACTGGCGGAGGCGCTGCGCGAGTACCATTCCCGCGTGGATGAGTTCATCCTGCCGCACGCGCCGGGCGATTCCGACATCGCCGGGATCGTGGAGAAAGCGCGCGGCTATGACCTGATCGTTGTCGGCACGTTGAACGCGCATCAGCAAACGGGACAGGCCGCGTTGGTCCGCGAATTGCTCAAGACAAACCTGCCGGTTGTGGTTGCCGCGCTGCGCCTGCCGTACGACCTGGCGGCTTTCCCCGCCGCGCCGACCTATCTCTGCGCGTACAGTATTCTCGAACCCTCGATGCGCGCGCTGGCGAAAGCGCTGTTTGGAAAGTTGGAAACGCGTGGACGGTTGCCGGTGACTATCCCTGAAGAATGATGAAAAAAAGCCCCCGACGAGGATATCAGGGGCGCGGAGGGTGACACGGTTTCGGATAGTGCAAGGATTTTTCTGTAAAAGTGACCTGGATTTCCTCGGAAGGAGAGTCCCAAAAACGGAGAAGGGACTCTGGGAAGACAAAGTTCTGGTAAAATGGGCTCACCCCCCAGGAAACGGGAACGGCGTCTTTTCAGCGCAGTTCTCGTTTTCATTTGCGGGGGGACTTCCAAAATCGGACATCGAGCAGAAGCGGATATTCCCCGATTCCGAAAGATGAGTTCGGGGACGGCGAAGCGTTCCCGAAAAAAGGGAAATCCTGGCGGGAAATAAAAAAACGGCCGCCCGCGCAGCCGTGACAGATCGTCTAAAAATTGATTTCCCAAATTGCATCCCAAAGACTTGACACTGCAAGTAATCGGTACCCACCGTCAGCTGCACGCATTGTTAGGCACGTTTCTTAGATTTCTCCTGCGGCTTCTTATTGCTCGGACCTCGATTTAAATTCTCGCCAATTATTATATAAATCATCATCAACAGGATAGCGAAACCGTATCTTAAGAGATCGGGCATACCCATCAAGACCTGGAAACAAGGTTGCTGCGGTGATATTCATTTCTTTTAGGTCAAAAATTGTAGTTGCATGACATCCCTTCGGAAGGATTAGTTTGATTACGGACGCCGAATTAATCTGCTCATAAGTAACCTTGTCCGATCTAATCGGATTTGCCATCGCTTGACCAAACTGTTCTGTTAAAATGTCAAAAGTTGCTAAAAGATTCTGCATGAATGTGACGTCTGCATTTAGCGGAAAAAGAAAAAGACCTTGTTGGATAGATACCCGTTCGGACAGGTGGATTGGCTCTACATCAACAACTAGATTATGGTCGCGTTTTTCTTGACCAATATAACCTTCAACTACTTCGATTTTTCTTTTGTTTACATCTGATAAATCCATGCTCCACAAAGTAGTATCTAAACCGAGTTTGTTGTTGAGAGATAAATCTATTTTGCTGTGATCTACTGCCCAGATAGCAGAATCGGTTTTCGCTGTTTCTACTGAGAAAAAAGCCGCAACGTAAAAGGAATGCGTGAAATCAAGGAGGCGGGTAGGACATCCATAATGTTGAAGCAGGGCAAGCCATTCTAAGTTGTCACTATCTGCGGGCGGATGCGGCACATAGTGATAGACACGACGCTTCATTTCGTAAATAAGTTCTGCTTCAATTGCCTCCATGTCTATCTCTAGCCTGGGATGTTCTCGACTTTCATAATTATCTTTCCTAGCCCTTTCCGCCGAAGATTCCAGATCCCATGTAGCATCCTCTTGCCCACGGAAGGACCATAAACCTAAGTGATCAGCCAATTTGCGTGCTGATTCCCATGAGTTCGCTGTAATTGAGAGAATTTTATTGTTCATTGTCGAAAGTGCCTAACGGCTTGCGTTATTAGAATGTCCTTGCCTGGGACGTGGTGTCAGTGTATCCTCGGCGGTGATACCAACCGCGGGAGCGCGGACAGGGCGTGAGCGCGAGGGTCTCCCGGCCGCAGCTATGGGATGGCGCACAAACGTCAAAGCCCGGTGCGTTAAATGGGAGCCCGCGGAAACTAATCTGGGCCCGGTCAAGACAGCCGGAAGCCCGTATCGGTACCTGTAACTCAAACCCAACAAGGTCCCGATGTTCTTTCGGGACAATCCACGTCCCAATCCACGAACACAAGGAGAGTGTAGCATGGAAGGAGCAGAAAAAGCAAGAGGGCTGGAAAGATACATTGGCCTGGACATCCACAAAGAGTACGCGCTGGTCGTGGGGCATGGACGAAAGCGCGCGCCTGGGATTGACCTGCAAACAGTTCGCCAAATATGCCTTGTTGAAGTTGGGCGTCGAGACCGACATCACGCGCTTTGTGCGGAAGGACGTGCCGCGTCGGGTGGCCTCCAACGCCGAGACGCTGGCGCGCATGGCCGAGTTGGGTCTCAGCCTGTAAGCGGAAGAACGGCGCGTTCCCGCCAGAGCTGGTTCTGGTAAAATGGGCTCACCCCCCCAGGAAACGGGAACGGCGTCTTTTCAGCGCAGTTCTCGTTTTCATTTACGGGGGGACTTCCAAAATCGGACATCGAGCAGAAGCGGATATTCTCCGATTCCGAAAGATGAGTTCGGAGACGGCGAAGCGTTCCCGAAAAAAGGGAAATCCTGGCGGGAAATAAAAAAACGGCCGCCCGCGCAGCCGTGACAGATCGTCTAAAAATTGATTTCCCAAATTGCATCCCAAAGACTTGACACTGCAAGTAATCGGTACCTGCGCTGGGGCGGGGACGGCGAAGCCGTCCAACTAGAAAAATGATAAGGCGTGTGAAAATGCTTGGGATGTGCGCAGAATCCCCAGCGTCAGGTGCACGCTTTGTTCGGCGTTTTGCTGTTGTGCAAGACTGTTTGCCATTAAAAAGAGCGCAAGCATAAAAATACCTGCGCCCATAATTTACTTTGCCGCTTTCCTCATTTTTTCAATTTCACTCACAATATCTTGGACAGATTTATTTGCAAAAAGGATTTCTCGCTCTTTGGTGTAATCTCCAAAACCTTGAGTAAATTGTTTTAGAAAACGAACAGCGTCCACAACGCCTAATTCTTTATAAAGTAGGCTAATCGCTTGTTGATTAATTTCTACCAGTGGTCTTATGTCTGTAATCATTTTTCAATCTCCTGAACTAAATCAACAGGATTTATCACTTTTATCGCCAAGTCTTCAACCTTTTTCGAGTTTCGCAACAACCTATCGTCGCACGTACAGAAATAATCTGCTTTTCCTGTTTCCGCTAAAGCCAGATGAAGAGCGTCGAGGGACTTAATTCCGAAAGCAGTTAAGTTTATGGCTCGCTCTGTTTCTTTTTCGGTAACTTTGATGACTTCTTTGGCATTTGCTAAAACGGCAAGCGTATGCTCTTCTCGTGTCGGTATTGAACTTTGTTTCCCTTCATAAATCAATGCTTCTGATGAAAGTAATTCTGCCTGCCCAGTTTCGCAAAAAGCGATGATGCCTAAAACCGCTTCTGATTCTAAAATAATCCGAACTTGATTTGCTGTATCAAGTGGTCGTTGAATAGCGCATAAATCAAGGTAAATTTTCATGCGGCTATTTTAACACTTTTCATCTTGGAAAGGAAACGCCTAACGGTTTGCGTTATGAGAATGTCCTTGCCTGGGACGTGGTGTCAGTGTATCCTCGGCAGTGATACCAACCGCGGGAGCGCGGACAGGGCGTGAGCGCGAGGGTCTCCCGGCCGCAGCTATGGGATGGCGCACAAACGTCAAAGCCCGGTGCGTTAAATGGGAGCCCGCGGAAACTAATCTGGGCCCGGTCAAGACAGCCGGAAGCCCGTATCGGTACCTGTAACTCAAACCCAACAAGGTCCCGATGTTCTTTCGGGAAAAT harbors:
- a CDS encoding sugar kinase NBD/HSP70 family; amino-acid sequence: MKKATHQLTKQHNRDLILRTIFERESISRAEIARVTHLTRTTVSDLVGGMINAGLVDEVGLGASIGGKSPILLSVVPDARYMIGLNLTQDKFIGAVVNLRGEIKETVEVEVHDDNGEKALQLVYQIIDQLIRKKLKPIVGIGVGTPGLVNTREGIVVNAVNLEWQDLPLGRLLQKKYQIPVSVLNDSQATAIGEFVYGGGHRSDQNLIVVNVRHGIGAGILINGRLFQGDGGGAGEIGHVVAQENGSLCRCGKRGCLETISSARAVLKQTGLPAMDQVRAALEAGDARAAKTVENAGHYLGISLANLIGTLNIQKIVLMGDMNKLGSFWLDTVDASMRNAALARMSDGTRLELGELDVRACILGASAFLLLDNYSLLYTEEN
- a CDS encoding transcriptional regulator, with the protein product MPLELIAPRVLPPLDESFRPAALANRAFQREAANGERLVVSLQRSGEEFSRFETKVYPEGHPNFEANFQYVERIVKFLLWQRGGHTLYVGGSPRIAEHLTRVYSAEGARAFDYHFMGEQVYEKPFTVIACGADDAPAARETGRRLGRNLAGRRIGFDLGASDRKVSAVVDGVPVYSEEVMWEPRRHADPDYHYREIQTALKTAASKMTRVDAIGGSSAGIYIDNRPMVASLFRSVPAERFSEVKNLFLRLRAEFGAPLEVINDGDVTALAGSMSIGDNGILGIALGSSEAAGYVDTEGHIKGWLNELAFAPVDYSPDAPVDEWSGDKGCGASYFSQQCVFRLAARAGIEIPSNLKDAEKLEFVQKKLEAGFGGALAIWRSMGVYLGYGLAQYADFYDLKHVLILGRCTSGRGGNILLSGVRQVWEVEFPDLLEKIALHLPDEKTRRVGQSVAAASLPALEGKS
- a CDS encoding deacetylase, PIG-L family gives rise to the protein MKFHLATSEVFIPDGLPVEQALARVTHLCVSAHQDDIEIMAVQPILECFQQADKWFAGAVVTDGRGSPRNGLYENYSDDEMRLVRFKEQRKAAIVGEFAAQVMLDYPSKVVKDASRPEPADDLTQLFRAARPQFVYTHNLADKHDTHVAVALRVIEALRRLDPAERPARLVGCEVWRALDWMDDADKFLMDASPRENLQFALLGVFDSQIAGGKRYDLASMGRRRANATYFESHGVDAATGLSYGMDMTPLVNDASKNPADFALDFIQRFEQDVKDRIGRMS
- a CDS encoding sugar ABC transporter substrate-binding protein; amino-acid sequence: MRKNLFAILTVLVLLSMALTACGGRPTQAPATKAPEQPPAATKVPEQPPAEAVTLKIYLLDYTPDTIAWLKSDINPAFEAAHPGVTIEITEGSWSGWDTTFAGFFAAGDGPDIINLGSEMNTLYGNSLADMDSYLGEAAWPDIKNFGPALENAKFEGKLRGLPIFTAPRYVFCRTDLMETSGWTTGTPKDFAEWIAFAKQASKVDPATNSLTQQALVPVDAGSMADWQWWLLVFYSLGGQLYKADGTPNFDSPEALATTKFLLEMRQATYGPAANAVGSLPTGTGSVIDVDDATGKNNGAVCLAHSGWAAPAFTRPTWDKISIDPFYGDPANFPNSKPVVLAFNDWLAVADYSKHKDLAADWLKLAFTKEANNKWNETMGLIPARNDSQYGYVTDSPQLKIEAELAAKYGVGFAGILESSKLSTIMQDALGKLITEELTPEQVNEKIQADYSAALK
- a CDS encoding sugar ABC transporter permease protein encodes the protein MIKNPYLDVLATAALTVLFIIVSSYLVGGLARLIVKWRGATPRKQANTFAGYLFASPWIVGFFIFVVVPLGFSLYWSFTDYRIASGKPIQWVGLENYETILFKDDNFRASLVNTLYLTVIGLPLQLAVALFLAALLNQKIKGERVFRMSFYLPVILGFNTAVLLCWRLMLNTGTGIINQLLRAMSAFQPFSYLMRGAIFVQEVSAAFFLGINNRNFNLFHKVIEAGFPAANRVPLWVQSPLWSKMSVVLLLVWGCGTMMLIFLAGLNNIPKELHEAAEVDGASGWQRFWKVSFPLLTPYIFYNLVVGMIASLQIFEPIFVLYRDNQPLVPSAISMVYYLWQKSFSHFEIGYGSAISWLALLIILVITVIQFRLQDRWVTYDVY
- a CDS encoding sugar ABC transporter ATP-binding protein; its protein translation is MKRYWQMLKGLILYILLTGATVMMSFPLFWMISSSLKTVSETNSPGIIWVPPHPTLQAYFDIFKNKAFLTAYFNSVFYVTLALAGTLISIAAVAYAFSRIEWPGRNLVFFLMLSTMMIPPQALIVPQYVFFNLLGWVGTFKPLIIPGYFAGGAAMVFLLRQSMAQIPKELDESAFVDGANHVQIWWEIVLPLVKAPLATIATFLFVGLWNSLLTPLMYLQNVSMYTLPVYVSTLYNINLTVQPWPTIMTAAVLTTVPLMVVFFFAQRYILESVVVSGLKG
- a CDS encoding glycoside hydrolase family 3 gives rise to the protein MELHQAIGQKLLLAFKGKDKPSDEIVRALRDYRPGGITLFRPFNIDNPTQLRALTDSLQRLARDLDLPPLLIATDQEGGQLMALGDGTPLPGNMALGATGSEELARRAGEVLGRELAAVGVNVDYAPCVDVNVNPQNPVVGVRSFGEDPALAARLGAAVIAGIQSQGVAAAAKHFPGHGDTASDSHLGLPTLPHGLDRLRAVEFPPFRAAIQAGAKLIMSAHIGLPAIDGKDAPPATLSKNILDGILRRELGFEGVIVSDALDMHAIGQGDALGPNAARAANAGVDLLLATTDPLDQQRIHAALTEAARDGTLARDEFAASAARILSLKKWLGDTWSQPDLSVIRSAEHMEVAREIAEASITLVRDEAGILPLKLTSDQRVAVILPRPLDLTPADTSSYVTPKLAEALREYHSRVDEFILPHAPGDSDIAGIVEKARGYDLIVVGTLNAHQQTGQAALVRELLKTNLPVVVAALRLPYDLAAFPAAPTYLCAYSILEPSMRALAKALFGKLETRGRLPVTIPEE